One segment of Maridesulfovibrio ferrireducens DNA contains the following:
- a CDS encoding phosphatase PAP2 family protein, producing MFFATQPLDMKLFIFANQIFRKSWLDQIMPLISSAALLWVIILAATAYGIYKKGPKILIVMLVIIASMGVADFSTGLIKKTIGRVRPVNSLPLTYFREDGQWQRRPLDFKPLKEKGNSYPSAHAANSMAFALMCMFFFRKLRPWMILLPLAVGYSRLYLGKHFPTDVLAGWVVGICVAISVWLIWNNFIKNKIPDKLRL from the coding sequence GTGTTTTTCGCAACACAGCCTTTAGATATGAAATTATTTATTTTTGCCAACCAGATTTTTAGAAAAAGCTGGCTGGATCAAATAATGCCGCTGATTTCATCCGCAGCTCTTTTATGGGTGATTATTCTCGCTGCTACAGCATACGGCATTTATAAAAAAGGGCCGAAAATTCTAATTGTAATGTTGGTCATCATTGCCTCTATGGGAGTCGCCGATTTCTCCACAGGGCTGATAAAAAAAACCATCGGCAGAGTCCGCCCTGTAAATTCACTCCCTCTGACCTATTTTAGAGAAGACGGACAGTGGCAACGCAGACCACTTGATTTTAAACCGCTCAAAGAAAAAGGCAACTCCTACCCCTCAGCACATGCCGCCAATTCTATGGCATTTGCGCTGATGTGTATGTTCTTTTTCCGTAAGCTGAGACCTTGGATGATCTTGCTGCCGCTGGCTGTGGGCTATTCACGTTTATATCTGGGAAAACACTTCCCGACCGATGTGTTAGCCGGATGGGTTGTCGGAATATGTGTCGCAATTTCAGTCTGGCTGATCTGGAATAATTTTATCAAAAATAAAATTCCCGACAAATTAAGACTCTAA
- a CDS encoding TVP38/TMEM64 family protein, with amino-acid sequence MTSPRSDSKVKAKALIKGLAMLGVLALAVYLVRYAGLSEALDTKWIDEHVSSRGMTGVILYVGIAAFFSAIGFPRQLICFMGGYAYGFALGALLGTIGTGLGCACAFIYARLVARSFIQNKFGARIQKVDDFLSRSPFNMALTIRFFPLGSNVITNLLAGVTGIPAIPFILGSTIGYLPQNIVFALFGSGVNVSSTTQMVMAVILFIVSTLLGFKLYKKYRNQAEAMVE; translated from the coding sequence ATGACATCTCCTCGAAGTGATTCAAAAGTAAAAGCCAAAGCCCTTATTAAAGGGCTTGCAATGCTCGGTGTGCTTGCTTTAGCTGTTTATTTAGTCAGATATGCCGGGCTTTCTGAAGCGCTGGATACTAAGTGGATTGATGAGCATGTCAGCTCGCGCGGAATGACAGGTGTAATTTTATATGTCGGCATAGCCGCGTTCTTTTCTGCCATTGGATTTCCGCGTCAGTTAATTTGTTTTATGGGTGGATACGCCTACGGATTTGCGCTTGGAGCCTTGCTCGGGACCATCGGAACAGGGCTTGGGTGCGCCTGTGCATTTATTTATGCACGACTTGTGGCCCGCTCATTTATTCAAAATAAATTTGGAGCCCGCATTCAAAAAGTGGATGATTTTTTAAGTCGCAGTCCGTTTAATATGGCTCTGACAATTCGCTTTTTCCCGCTGGGGAGCAATGTTATTACAAACCTCCTTGCCGGAGTAACCGGCATTCCCGCGATTCCCTTTATTCTCGGTTCCACAATTGGTTATCTGCCGCAGAATATAGTTTTCGCACTTTTTGGTAGCGGAGTGAATGTTTCTTCGACCACTCAAATGGTTATGGCGGTAATTTTGTTTATTGTTTCAACTTTATTAGGTTTTAAACTTTATAAAAAATACCGTAATCAGGCCGAAGCTATGGTTGAATAA
- a CDS encoding glycosyltransferase family 4 protein: MIKIAIMLPRFSRYGGVERFGYNLSKTLAEQGYSVDFICSRAEEKPPQGVTVIGVGRYGLCRAGKLLWFILAAEKVRRDGKYDLCISLGKSLNQDILRVGGGPLESFWKLSRRAWPAGFARLFKMFRRRTALVNILIKYIEKRQVRSGCRMVCVSHRVKEWMIESHPAMSEREIDVVYNKPDLSLFFKPTEDDRIKSRAEFSLTDNDVVISTATTNFALKGVSSLIKVLAELPDNYYLHIAGGRNPAKYQALAEKLGVAKRVRFLGKVTDMPAFYGSSDIFVLPSYYDACSNSVLEALACGLPVLSSRDNGSSYFLPSDRVFDDPSDFMKIKEMIVTALEEHDEIPFEWPEKIPCGIEPYLKMVKEMVLQK, encoded by the coding sequence ATGATTAAAATTGCAATAATGCTGCCGCGTTTCAGCCGATACGGTGGAGTAGAGCGCTTTGGATATAATCTCAGTAAGACTTTGGCTGAGCAAGGATACAGTGTCGATTTTATCTGTTCCCGGGCTGAGGAAAAACCTCCGCAGGGTGTAACGGTTATTGGTGTAGGGCGATATGGTTTGTGCCGTGCCGGAAAGTTGTTGTGGTTTATCCTTGCAGCCGAAAAGGTGCGTAGGGATGGAAAATATGATCTTTGCATAAGCCTAGGTAAATCGCTCAATCAGGATATATTGCGCGTTGGCGGCGGTCCTCTTGAATCATTCTGGAAACTTTCACGCCGGGCATGGCCTGCGGGATTCGCTCGTTTATTTAAGATGTTTCGCAGGCGTACCGCTCTCGTAAATATACTTATTAAATATATTGAGAAGCGTCAGGTTCGTTCAGGTTGCCGCATGGTCTGTGTTTCACACCGCGTTAAGGAATGGATGATTGAATCGCATCCTGCCATGAGTGAGCGCGAAATAGATGTGGTTTACAACAAGCCGGACTTGTCTCTTTTCTTCAAACCAACCGAAGATGATAGAATTAAGAGTCGCGCTGAATTTTCTTTAACTGATAATGATGTCGTAATATCAACCGCCACTACTAATTTTGCCTTAAAGGGTGTTTCAAGCCTGATTAAGGTCTTGGCAGAATTGCCGGATAATTATTATTTGCATATAGCCGGGGGCCGTAACCCTGCAAAATATCAGGCTCTGGCAGAAAAACTCGGTGTCGCGAAGCGTGTCCGGTTCTTGGGTAAGGTCACAGATATGCCTGCTTTTTACGGAAGTTCAGATATTTTTGTCCTTCCTTCATACTATGATGCGTGTTCAAATTCGGTGCTTGAAGCTCTGGCTTGTGGTCTGCCTGTTTTAAGTTCCCGCGATAATGGAAGCAGTTACTTTCTGCCGTCCGATAGAGTTTTTGATGATCCGTCAGATTTTATGAAGATTAAAGAGATGATTGTGACGGCATTAGAAGAGCACGATGAAATTCCATTTGAATGGCCTGAAAAAATTCCATGCGGAATTGAGCCATATTTAAAAATGGTAAAAGAAATGGTTTTACAAAAATAA
- a CDS encoding glycosyltransferase family 2 protein, translating to MTKNYDISLVIPVYNEQDNLRKLMQEIDSALEPLNIPYEVVFVDDGSKDASLSVLNEISKTYQAARYISFEENRGQSAAFCAGFDEALAPRVATMDADLQNDPADLPAMLALYNEGYDMVIGWRMKRKDVWIKRVGSKIANAIRNKLTKESVKDTGCSLKIMRTEMVRTIPRFNGMHRFLPTLMKMQGASVSEIKVNHRPRHQGESKYGTLDRAMAGGYDLLGVRWLQSRQFSYSVKERSGEKDNL from the coding sequence ATGACAAAAAACTATGACATCTCCCTCGTAATCCCCGTTTATAACGAACAGGATAACTTACGAAAACTAATGCAGGAAATTGATTCGGCCCTAGAGCCGCTTAATATTCCATATGAAGTTGTGTTTGTGGATGACGGCAGTAAAGACGCAAGTCTCTCTGTTTTGAATGAAATTTCAAAAACCTATCAAGCTGCCAGATATATTTCATTTGAAGAAAACAGAGGGCAGTCAGCTGCATTTTGTGCAGGTTTTGATGAAGCTCTTGCACCGCGCGTCGCTACAATGGACGCTGACCTTCAAAATGATCCCGCAGATCTTCCGGCTATGTTAGCCCTTTATAACGAAGGATATGACATGGTTATAGGCTGGCGTATGAAGCGCAAGGATGTGTGGATTAAAAGAGTCGGCTCTAAAATTGCTAACGCTATAAGAAATAAACTGACCAAGGAATCGGTTAAAGATACCGGATGTTCCTTAAAAATTATGCGTACTGAAATGGTCCGTACAATTCCCCGTTTTAACGGAATGCACCGTTTTCTGCCTACACTTATGAAGATGCAGGGCGCGAGTGTTTCTGAAATTAAAGTGAATCATCGTCCACGTCATCAAGGTGAATCCAAGTATGGAACTTTGGATCGTGCCATGGCCGGAGGATATGATCTTTTAGGTGTGCGTTGGTTGCAAAGTCGCCAATTTTCTTATTCTGTTAAAGAGCGCAGCGGCGAAAAAGATAATTTATGA